The uncultured Ilyobacter sp. genome has a segment encoding these proteins:
- the recQ gene encoding DNA helicase RecQ — MLGKARRILKNIYGYDSFRYGQEKVVKSILMKRDILAVMPTGGGKSICYQIPALMFQGITLVVSPLISLMKDQVDTLNNLGISAAFVNSSLSKEEFIKTMREIRRGKTKILYLAPERLLSPKFINLMKSVDVSFIAVDEAHCISQWGHDFRKSYLEVPKFIEALERNIQVAAFTATATPKVREDIIDKLNLKNSLTYVDGFDRGNLSFYVEKGGEPEKYIIDYLERNRRKPGIIYASTRKEVDHLYSYLRIKSFSVGKYHAGLSESERKDFQEKFLKDEVRVMIATNAFGMGIDKSNVRFVIHRNIPRDLESYYQEAGRAGRDGAPGECILLYNEEDVGTQEYFIDMNEELGTKMKKERMKKLDAMVNYASINTCLREYILKYFGDKRIKNYCGSCQNCHVATDVVDLTVDAQKILSCIGRVKGSLGGFTITKILMGEKDKKIERKDLDKLSTFGLLRHYKKDDLEEFINYLTSEGYLDQSAGSYPVLRLNKKSFSLLKGEDGILRKKNEVISFDYYEDPLFEKLNDLRKKIAQQEDIAPYIVFSDATLIEMGEKKPKNRWEMLKVRGVGNQKFKNYGEVFLRAINEFSEEDLEEIRLESTIDEKYLSFEKIENLRKELGLKFSHDQLKESLIKNLFTKF; from the coding sequence ATGCTGGGAAAAGCAAGGAGAATTTTAAAAAATATATATGGATACGACTCCTTTAGATACGGTCAGGAGAAGGTGGTAAAAAGCATTCTTATGAAAAGGGATATCCTTGCTGTAATGCCAACTGGCGGAGGCAAGTCTATATGCTATCAGATACCTGCACTTATGTTCCAAGGGATAACTCTCGTGGTGTCCCCACTTATATCTCTCATGAAGGATCAGGTGGATACCCTCAATAATCTTGGAATATCGGCAGCATTTGTAAACTCTTCCCTTTCTAAAGAGGAGTTTATAAAGACTATGAGGGAGATAAGGAGGGGAAAGACAAAGATTCTCTATCTTGCTCCTGAAAGGCTTTTAAGTCCAAAGTTTATCAATCTCATGAAAAGTGTAGATGTGTCTTTTATCGCCGTAGATGAAGCCCACTGCATCTCACAATGGGGACACGACTTTAGAAAAAGTTATCTTGAGGTACCGAAATTTATAGAGGCTCTGGAGAGAAATATTCAGGTGGCGGCTTTTACAGCTACGGCCACGCCAAAAGTCAGAGAGGATATAATAGACAAGTTAAATTTAAAAAATTCCTTGACCTATGTAGATGGTTTCGATAGGGGTAATCTCTCTTTCTACGTGGAAAAGGGGGGGGAGCCTGAAAAATATATAATAGACTATCTAGAAAGAAACAGAAGAAAACCGGGAATAATATACGCCTCTACAAGAAAAGAGGTAGACCACCTTTATAGCTATCTCAGAATAAAATCCTTCAGCGTGGGAAAATACCATGCAGGCCTTTCAGAGAGTGAAAGAAAGGATTTTCAGGAAAAATTTCTGAAAGATGAAGTCAGGGTAATGATAGCCACAAATGCTTTTGGTATGGGGATAGACAAATCCAATGTCAGGTTTGTTATTCACAGGAATATTCCCAGAGATCTAGAGAGTTATTATCAGGAGGCAGGCCGTGCAGGCCGTGATGGAGCTCCGGGAGAATGCATTCTTCTCTATAATGAGGAAGATGTAGGAACCCAGGAGTACTTTATAGATATGAATGAAGAGCTCGGTACCAAGATGAAAAAAGAGAGAATGAAAAAACTAGATGCCATGGTAAACTACGCATCTATAAATACCTGTCTGAGGGAATATATACTGAAATATTTTGGTGATAAAAGAATAAAAAATTACTGCGGGAGCTGTCAAAACTGCCATGTGGCGACTGATGTTGTGGATCTAACTGTAGATGCCCAGAAAATACTTTCCTGCATAGGAAGGGTAAAGGGAAGTCTCGGGGGCTTTACCATTACAAAGATACTGATGGGTGAGAAGGACAAAAAAATTGAGAGAAAGGACCTTGATAAGCTCTCTACCTTCGGCCTTCTGAGGCATTATAAAAAAGATGATTTAGAGGAGTTTATAAATTATCTGACTTCAGAAGGGTATCTGGATCAGAGTGCAGGGAGTTATCCCGTTCTCCGTCTGAATAAAAAGTCTTTTTCTCTTTTGAAGGGAGAAGATGGAATCTTAAGAAAGAAAAATGAAGTTATTAGTTTTGATTATTACGAGGACCCTTTATTTGAAAAACTTAATGATCTAAGAAAAAAAATTGCCCAGCAGGAGGATATCGCTCCTTATATAGTATTTTCAGATGCCACCCTTATAGAGATGGGGGAGAAAAAACCTAAAAACAGGTGGGAGATGTTAAAGGTCAGAGGGGTTGGGAATCAAAAGTTTAAAAATTACGGTGAGGTATTTCTGAGAGCTATAAATGAGTTTTCTGAGGAGGACTTAGAGGAGATAAGGCTAGAGAGTACCATTGATGAAAAATACTTGAGTTTTGAAAAGATAGAAAACCTTAGAAAGGAGCTAGGTCTTAAATTTTCCCATGACCAGCTTAAGGAATCACTTATAAAAAATCTATTTACAAAGTTTTAA
- a CDS encoding radical SAM/SPASM domain-containing protein, with product MKKFKKIYVEITNICNLSCHFCPKSKRKQEYMKLDSFEKILREIKPFTDYIYLHVKGEPLLHPQIEEFLDLAHSRGFRVNITTNGSFIGGVGDNLLMKPALRQINFSLHSFGENPENIHKNNYLREILFFSKKALEKTDIIISLRLWNFNKKANDETQKGNNEILQILEKEFKLDYKIADILNPGKGLKISNRLYLNSDYQFKWPDTDDSYEDATGFCYGMRTHTAILVDGTVVPCCLDGEGTINLGNIFNDNFSNIINSSRSKAIYNGFSEKTAVEELCKKCQFKI from the coding sequence ATGAAAAAATTTAAAAAAATATATGTAGAAATAACAAATATATGTAACTTAAGCTGTCATTTTTGCCCTAAGAGTAAAAGAAAACAGGAATATATGAAACTCGATTCTTTTGAAAAAATTCTCCGTGAAATAAAGCCTTTTACAGATTACATCTATCTCCATGTAAAGGGGGAGCCTCTTTTACACCCCCAGATAGAGGAGTTTCTAGATCTGGCGCACAGCAGAGGATTCAGGGTTAATATCACAACCAACGGGTCATTTATAGGGGGTGTAGGGGACAATTTACTAATGAAACCAGCCCTGCGACAGATAAATTTTTCTCTCCATAGTTTTGGTGAGAATCCAGAAAATATTCATAAAAATAATTATCTACGAGAGATTCTCTTTTTTTCAAAAAAGGCTCTTGAAAAAACTGATATCATAATATCTCTCAGACTTTGGAACTTTAATAAAAAAGCCAATGATGAAACTCAGAAGGGAAATAATGAGATTCTTCAAATATTAGAAAAAGAATTCAAACTAGATTATAAGATCGCTGATATCCTAAATCCTGGAAAAGGTCTTAAAATCTCCAACAGACTCTATCTAAATTCCGACTACCAATTCAAGTGGCCAGATACAGATGATTCTTATGAAGATGCAACCGGATTCTGCTATGGTATGAGAACACATACTGCTATATTGGTTGATGGCACTGTAGTTCCCTGCTGCCTTGACGGTGAGGGGACTATAAATCTTGGAAATATATTCAATGATAACTTTAGTAATATAATTAACAGCAGCAGATCTAAGGCTATTTACAACGGTTTTTCCGAGAAAACAGCTGTAGAGGAACTTTGTAAAAAATGTCAGTTTAAAATCTGA